Proteins co-encoded in one Phycodurus eques isolate BA_2022a chromosome 21, UOR_Pequ_1.1, whole genome shotgun sequence genomic window:
- the LOC133396814 gene encoding transcription factor 24-like, whose protein sequence is MVGRQTHRMDGGNCSVTVVDDSPGSSPSSSPAGRVPQQAGGGGGRGRPAAANAARERSRVQTLRNAFLELQRTLPSVPPDTKLSKLDVLILATTYIAHLTRTLQEEGAEEGESTKHTEALHSLKGEGYLHPVKKWPMRSRLYVGASGHFLNNTSESENQGPSSSSSSSSTSK, encoded by the exons ATGGTTGGGAGGCAGACGCACCGAATGGACGGCGGCAATTGCTCCGTGACGGTGGTGGATGACAGCCCGGGCTCCAGTCCGAGCTCCAGTCCCGCGGGCCGGGTGCCCCAGCAGGCCGGCGGAGGTGGCGGCAGAGGTCGGCCGGCGGCGGCCAACGCGGCGCGGGAGAGGAGCCGCGTGCAGACCCTGAGGAACGCCTTCCTGGAGCTGCAACGGACACTGCCGTCGGTGCCGCCCGACACCAAGCTGTCCAAACTGGACGTATTGATACTGGCCACAACGTACATTGCCCACTTGACTCGAACTCTGCAAGAGGAAGGTGCCGAGGAAGGCGAGAGCACAAAACACACGGAGGCGTTACACTCGCTCAAAGGGGAAGGATACCTGCACCCGGTCAAG AAATGGCCGATGAGGTCCAGACTGTACGTGGGAGCGAGCGGTCATTTCCTGAACAATACTTCAGAATCTGAGAACCAAGGcccgtcatcatcatcatcatcatcatcgaccTCCAAGTAA
- the mcmdc2 gene encoding minichromosome maintenance domain-containing protein 2: MANIFTLKKSVLSYLNASGGLKKLAEDCESFNDPQHNEAVYSFCITVNPSDVIEVDPELGNCILHEPLRATALFQSVCFTAMKKLAIVEKIHTECQVNVILKLTHLPPFPEYALDLAGFPRMRHSMRPVLMEGLVIATTRVTKYTRGARFLCSNDHCPFSSGFHTIRVHVPGATESATVRNDFICMACTSPLREDVKFRVLGDKQLVELIHVDALNVLRAHQQRSLRYQSVTLFLRDELCNVMSIGQLYRVIGIPAHVQRSTNITWSVEANSVQSWEPEYPHEIGGKFKKLFKATRDSPWKFSAVVTHCFGLDVAPPGLFNTLKLSLLLSLVQTRADANNTVFNLDLLVTADDKLILDRLMAYGLSLARRGVRHSAPGEMFASLSRDEHGAGTANIHAGSALLATGGICMLGDLSGFTKDKLDAIQSALDSRTVSIFIPGKKYGEDVDQHLCFPVLCSFWALTDSTHTPRRSGRACDTTLGAAEMGAIPPQLADSFGLVVQCMDHAGKQAAIAQTVHSLQQAMQPGVNLYPALADFSSQDYKELVAHAQSLQVDLSAGAQLMIHGYYMASRTVRSLSHSIKMSVASIKLLISLAEAHCKLSLRRQVLEEDAVIAVLLCENSVTLKHGASVLVIPPDAVFPSDLGDANGLLKRDQTLNQLHQDILRFIHAYAPRADAHFAEE, from the exons ATGGCTAAcatatttactttaaaaaagtcCGTCCTTTCCTATCTTAACGCGAGTGGCGGCCTTAAGAAACTTGCCGAAGACTGCGAATCCTTTAACG ACCCCCAACACAACGAGGCCGTGTACAGCTTCTGTATCACCGTTAATCCCTCTGATGTGATTGAGGTGGACCCGGAACTGGGTAACTGCATATTACACGAACCCCTACGAGCCACCGCCTTGTTTCAGTCT GTTTGCTTCACAGCCATGAAGAAACTGGCAATTGTTGAGAAAATACATACAGAGTGCCAG GTGAACGTCATTTTGAAGCTGACGCACCTGCCTCCGTTTCCCGAGTATGCCTTGGACCTGGCCGGTTTCCCTCGCATGCGTCACAGCATGAGGCCTGTCCTCATGGAGGGCCTGGTCATCGCTACCACAAGGGTCACCAAATACACCCGGGGGGCCAGGTTCCTTTGCAGTAATGACCACTGTCCCTTCTCTTCAG GATTCCACACCATCCGGGTTCACGTGCCTGGAGCCACCGAGTCGGCGACGGTGAGAAATGACTTCATATGCATGGCCTGCACCTCACCTCTCAGAGAAGACGTCAAGTTCAGAGTGTTGGGAG ACAAGCAGCTGGTCGAATTGATCCATGTTGACGCACTCAACGTCCTCCGTGCCCATCAACAGAGATCACTCAGATACCAGTCGGTCACTCTGTTCCTCAGAG ATGAGCTGTGTAACGTGATGAGCATCGGTCAGCTCTACAGGGTGATCGGCATACCTGCGCATGTGCAACGTTCGACCAACATCACCTGGAGTGTAGAGGCCAACAGCGTCCAATCGTGGGAGCCAGAGT ATCCGCATGAAATCGGTGGCAAGTTCAAGAAGCTGTTTAAGGCTACCAGAGATTCTCCTTGGAAGTTCTCCGCCGTGGTCACTCACTGCTTTGGTCTGGATGTGGCTCCACCAGGACTCTTCAACACCTTGAAGCTAAGCTTGTTGCTCAGCTTGGTGCAAACCAGAGCGGATGCAAACAATACAGTATTCAACTTGGATCTCTTGGTCACAGCAGATGACAAACTCATATTAGACAG GTTAATGGCATACGGCTTGAGCTTGGCACGTCGCGGGGTACGGCATTCGGCTCCGGGGGAAATGTTTGCATCCCTGTCCCGAGATGAGCACGGGGCAGGCACCGCCAACATCCACGCCGGCTCCGCCTTGCTGGCCACCGGTGGCATTTGCATGCTGGGAGATCTGAGTGGCTTCACAAAGGACAAGCTGGATGCCATTCAGTCAG CTCTGGACAGCCGCACAGTATCCATCTTCATCCCCGGGAAGAAATATGGCGAGGATGTCGACCAGCATCTTTGCTTCCCTGTCTTGTGCAGCTTTTGGGCCCTCACAGATTCCACTCACACTCCACGGCGATCTGGGAGGGCATGTGACACCACACTGGGAGCAGCA GAAATGGGTGCGATACCACCTCAGCTGGCAGACAGCTTTGGCCTGGTGGTCCAGTGCATGGATCACGCAGGGAAGCAGGCAGCCATCGCACAGACCGTCCACAGCCTCCAGCAGGCAATGCAACCTGGGGTAAACCTCTATCCCGCCTTGGCTGACTTCTCCAGCCAAGACTACAAGGAG CTAGTGGCCCACGCACAAAGCCTGCAAGTGGACCTCAGTGCTGGTGCGCAGTTGATGATCCACGGCTACTACATGGCCAGCCGCACAGTCCGCTCACTAAGCCACAGTATCAAGATGTCCGTGGCTTCCATTAAACTGCT GATCTCTTTAGCGGAGGCCCACTGCAAATTAAGCCTGCGACGGCAAGTACTAGAGGAAGACGCTGTGATTGCGGTGCTCCTCTGTGAGAACTCTGTCACTCTAAAGCATG GGGCATCTGTACTCGTTATCCCGCCCGACGCCGTGTTTCCAAGTGACCTGGGAGATGCGAACGGCCTGCTCAAGAGGGACCAAACCCTGAACCAACTCCACCAGGACATCCTACGCTTCATCCACGCCTACGCACCACGCGCAGACGCACATTTTGCGGAGGAGTAG
- the sgk3 gene encoding serine/threonine-protein kinase Sgk3 codes for MEEQSGLPNVSIPCHNEQRDKKKRYTVYKVIVNVGQQEWFVFRRYAEFDKLYNTLKKQFPSLSLKIPAKRIFGDNFEPEFIKQRRAGLHEFIKGIVSIPQLCNNPDVRSFLLMDKMQNLQNSDASEDEDDKNNSSSRNINLGPSGNPHAKPTDFDFLRVIGKGSFGKVFLAKRKLDAKYYAIKVLQKKVILNRKEQKHIMAERNVLLKNVKHPFLVGLHYSFQTTDKLYFVLDFVNGGELFFHLQKERTFLEPRARFYIAEMASALGYLHSLNIVYRDLKPENILLDHEGHIVLTDFGLCKEGISQTDTTSTFCGTPEYLAPEVLRKQPYDNTVDWWCLGSVLYEMLFGLPPFYSRDTHEMYDNILHKPLVIRAGVSNAAWLLLQGLLEKDGSLRLGARDDFNEIKTHTFFSSINWNDLEQKKIPAPFTPNVNSFSDISNFDPEFTEEMVPNSVCWTQEHSIVNASVMEADDAFVGFSYAPPSDDSFL; via the exons ATGGAGGAGCAATCGGGCCTGCCGAACGTCAGCATACCTTGCCACAACGAGCAGAGGGACAAGAAAAAGCGCTACACG gtTTATAAAGTGATCGTCAACGTGGGGCAGCAGGAGTGGTTCGTCTTCAGACGATACGCCGAGTTCGATAAACTCTACAACACG ttaaaaaaacagtTCCCGTCGTTAAGCTTGAAGATTCCCGCCAAGAGGATTTTCGGGGATAATTTTGAACCTG agttCATCAAGCAGAGACGAGCTGGCCTGCACGAGTTCATCAAAGGCATCGTGTCCATCCCGCAGCTTTGCAACAA TCCAGATGTGAGGAGTTTCCTGCTAATGGACAAAATGCAAAACTTGCAGAACTCCGACGCGTCCGAAGATGAAGACGATAAA AACAACTCATCTTCCAGAAACATTAACCTGGGACCCTCTGGAAACCCACA CGCCAAGCCCACTGACTTTGACTTTTTAAGAGTCATTGGAAAGGGCAGTTTTGGGAAG GTGTTCCTGGCAAAAAGGAAGCTGGACGCAAAGTATTACGCGATAAAGGTCCTACAGAAAAAGGTCATTCTCAACAGAAAAGAG CAAAAACACATCATGGCCGAGCGCAACGTGTTGCTGAAGAATGTGAAACATCCCTTCTTGGTGGGGCTTCATTACTCCTTCCAGACAACAGACAAGTTGTATTTTGTCTTGGATTTCGTCAACGGAGGGGAA CTCTTCTTCCACCTTCAAAAAGAGCGGACCTTTCTGGAACCCCGAGCCAGGTTCTACATTGCCGAAATGGCCAGCGCACTCGGCTATCTGCACTCACTCAACATCGTTTATAG AGACTTGAAGCCTGAAAATATCCTGCTTGACCATGAA GGTCACATCGTTTTGACGGACTTTGGCTTGTGCAAGGAAGGCATTTCCCAGACTGACACCACCAGCACTTTTTGTGGCACGCCCGAG TATTTGGCGCCAGAGGTGCTGAGGAAGCAGCCGTATGACAACACCGTGGACTGGTGGTGTCTGGGTTCCGTGCTCTATGAGATGCTATTTGGCTTG CCACCGTTTTACAGCAGGGACACGCATGAGATGTACGACAACATTCTGCACAAGCCGCTGGTAATACGCGCCGGTGTGTCCAACGCGGCCTGGTTGCTGCTGCAAGGCCTTCTGGAGAAAGACGGCTCGCTCAGGCTGGGAGCCAGGGACGATTTT aATGAGATCAAAACTCACACCTTCTTCTCCTCCATCAACTGGAATGACCTTGAACAGAAGAAGATTCCTGCCCCATTTACGCCCAACGTG AACTCTTTCTCTGACATCTCAAATTTCGACCCCGAGTTCACAGAAGAGATGGTGCCCAACTCTGTGTGTTGGACCCAGGAACACTCTATCGTCAACGCCAGCGTGATGGAGGCCGACGACGCTTTCGTGGGCTTCTCATACGCGCCGCCCTCTGATGACTCGTTCCTATAA